The genomic interval GTAGAGGATGGTGTTGAACACCGACAGCCAGAAGATGCTGTCGTCCCACAGCCATTCGTAGTTCTCAACCCCGATGAACACCCCGCCGCGCCCGATCCGCGCGTCGGTGAAGCTCATCCAGACGCCGAGAAACAGCGGATACGCCAGGAACAGGATCAGGAACGCCGCCGCCGGCAGCATGAACCACAGCGCGATGAAATTGCGGCTGGTGCGCAGGCGTTGCCAAGCGGTGGGGCCGGAGTGCTCGCGCATCTGAAGTGTAGTCATGCTAACTCCGTCCGTCCGCTTGCGGGCCGAGTGAAGGTCTCACTCCTTCACGTTCGTCATTCCGGGGCGCGCGAAGCGCGAGCCCGGAATCCATAACCACCGCCGGGAGTATGGATTCCGGGTTCGCGCCAAGTGGCGCGCCCCGGAATGACAAACGTAAGGTTTCCATTGGTGTGGCGCCTTTGTCGGCTGAGAAGGGTCGGCGCATGTCACCACCCCTTCTCTTCCCCGTTACGCCCTGAAGATCCGCTTCGCGGCGCGTTCGGCGCTGCTCATGGCGGTCTTCACGTCTTCGCGGCCGGTGCAGTAGTTGGCGAACATGTCGACGACGACGAAGTCGGCGATCGCCGCCGCGGCGTTCTCGCCCATCTGGGCGTCGCCGGCCGGCGTCGAGGCGGTGCGGGCGACGTCGCGATACGGCGTATTCTTCGGGTCCGCGGTCCACATCGGGTTCTTCTCGTAGTCGAGCAGGAACGGCGACAGATAGCCCTGCGCCGCCTCGACCCACGGGTTGAACTGCTCCGGCTCCATCATGAAGGCGGTGAACGCCTTGCAGGTCTGCGGGAACTTGGTGAAGTTGTAGATCAGGATCGGGAAGCCGAGATGCAGCTCGCGGGTCTTGCCGTTGAGGCCGGCGGGCAGATGCGCGTGGTTGATGTCCTCCGCCATCTCCTTGTTGTCTTTCTTCGCCGTGACGTAGATCGAGATGCCGTTGGTGGTGAGATAGAGCTGGCCGGCAAGAAACGCCTTGTTGTTGGAGGCATCGTTCCACGACGCGGTGCCGGGGATGAAGTTCTCGTACAACCCCTTGACGTATTCGAGCGCCTTGGCGGTCTCGGGCGAATTGACGACGACCTTGCTGTCCTTGTCGATCAGCGCGCCGCCGTGCGCCCACAGCGCCCAGTGCAGCCAGCCATTGGCATCGCCCGACGCGTGGCCGAGCGCCATGCCGGCCGGCGTGCCGTTCTTATTCATGCCCTTCACCAGATCGGAGAAGCCGGCGAGATCCTTCGGAAACTCCTTGTGGCCGGCCTTCTCGGCCGCGCTGATCCGGTAGTTGACGAGGCCGCCGGTCGCCGCCACCGGGATGCCGATCCACTTGCCGTTGAACATGCCGTAGGCCTTGCCGGAGTCGCTCCAGCCGCCGCACTTCTTGGCAAGATAATCGGCGACGTCCGACACGTCGGTGCACTTGTTCGGGAACAGGAACGGCAGCGAGTACAGACCCCACACCATGTCGAGCCCCTGCCCGGTATTGGCCGCGACCGAAGCCTTGGGCTGGATGTCGTCGTAGGACTCGTTGGAGACGTTGATGGTTACGTTGTTGGCCTTCTGGAACGCGTCGACGATCTTCATGAAGGCGACGTCTTCGGCTTCAACGAACCGCTTCCAGCGCAGCAGATTGATCTTGGCACCGGGCTCGGGCTTCCACGGCGAGGCCTGCGCCCAGGCCTTGGCGTAGCCGAGCAACTGGTCGGCGGACATCGTCGCTGCCGTGGCCAACGTGATCGCGCCACCCTTCAACAACGTGCGGCGATCGAGGGTAAAGTCCGTCATCTGTCGTTCACTCCCTATGTTCCGCTTTATGCATTGGTTCGTTGATCGACCAATTCTTGTATTTGTCTGTCACGCTCTAGATCCGCCGGCCGCTCTCCTTGTCGAACAGATGCGCGACGTCGGCGCGCGGCTGCAGATGGATCAGATCGCCGGGCGCGACCGGATGCCGTTCGCGGAACACCGCGATCACTTCCTGATCGCCGACCCGCGCCACGATCTGGGTTTCCGAGCCGGTCGGCTCGACCACCGCGACCTCGGCCGCAATGCCGCTGTCGGCGAAGTCGAGATGCTCGGGACGAATGCCGTAAGAGACGGGGCGGCCGTTGCCATTCGCCGGCGCCGCCGTCACCGGCAGCTTGGCGCCGCTGACGGTCTCGACATAGGGCTGGCCGCTGTTCACCTTCAGCGTGCCGTCGAGGAAGTTCATCGCCGGCGAACCGATGAAGCCGGCCACGAATTTGTTGTCAGGCCGGTCGTACAGATCCAGCGGCGCGCCGATCTGCTCGACCACGCCGTCCTGCATCACCACGATTTTGTCGGCCATCGTCATCGCCTCGATCTGGTCGTGGGTGACGTAAACCGTGGTGGTCTTCAGCCGCTGGTGCAGTTCCTTGATCTCGGTGCGCATCGCCACCCGCAGCTTGGCGTCAAGGTTGGACAGCGGCTCGTCAAACAGGAACACCTGCGGATCGCGCACGATGGCCCGGCCCATCGCGACGCGCTGGCGCTGGCCGCCGGAGAGCTGGCGCGGATAGCGGTCGAGCAATTTGCCGAGATCGAGGATGTCGGCAGCACGCCGCACTTTACTGTCGATGGTCTTCTGATCGGCGCCGCGCAGCTTCAGCGAAAAGCCCATGTTCTGGGCCACCGTCATGTGCGGGTACAGCGCGTAGTTCTGGAACACCATGGCGATGTCCCGCTCCTTCGGCTGCACGTCGTTGACGACGCGCTCGCCGATCGAGATCGTTCCTGCGGTGATTTTTTCCAGCCCTGCGAGCATCCGCAGCAAAGTGGATTTGCCGCAGCCGGACGGGCCGACCAGAACGACGAACTCACCATCTTCGATGGGAACAGTCACGCCGTGCAATACTTCGAAGCCGCCGAAAGACTTACGCACGTCGTGAATCTGCACCGACGCCATCCAGCACCTCCCGATGTCCCGCCATTTGTTGCGGTCGTTGCCGCCGGCGTGAGACTTATGTTGACGCAACTCTTAGCAGAATATTTCGCCGCTGTCGCGCTCGCAAATTAGTCCGGCGTGATCACACTACGCCGATTGCGTAGCGCGGTGCGACATGCCAGCATGCGCGCCGTTCCATGCTCAGCAAAGGCGCTCAAAACATCCGCTTCAAGGATGTGTGCGGTGCGGGAGACACGATGACGAAGCACGATGCCGGCAGCCCCCGGCGCAAACTCCGGTCCAGCGAATGGTTCAACGATCCGCATAATCCGGGAATGACCGCGCTCTATCTCGAGCGCTATTTGAACTACGGACTGACCCGCGCGGAACTGCAGTCCGGCAAGCCGATCATCGGCATCGCCCAGACCGGCAACGACCTGTCGCCCTGCAACCGGCATCATCTCGATCTGGCGCAGCGCGTCCGCGAAGGCATCCGGGCGGCCGGCGGCATCGCGATGGAGTTTCCCGTGCATCCGATCCAGGAGACCGGCAAGCGGCCGACCGCGGCGCTCGATCGCAATCTTGCGTATCTCGGCCTGGTCGAAGTGCTGTTCGGCTACCCGCTCGACGGCGTGGTGCTGACCACCGGCTGCGACAAGACTACGCCGGCCTGCCTGATGGCGGCCGCGACCGTGAACATCCCGGCGATCGTGCTGTCGGGCGGCCCGATGCTCAACGGCTGGCACAATGGCGAACGCACCGGCTCCGGCACGGTGGTGTGGAAGTCGCGGGAGCGGCTTGCCGCCGGCGAGATCGACTACGAACAGTTCATGGAGATCGTGGCCTCCTCGGCGCCGTCGGTTGGGCACTGCAACACCATGGGCACCGCCTCGACCATGAACTCGCTGGCCGAAGCGCTCGGCATGTCGCTGCCCGGCTGCGCCGCGATCCCGGCGCCGTATCGCGAGCGCGGCCAGATCGCCTACGAGACCGGCGTGCGCGCGGTCGAGATGGTGTGGGAGGATCTCAAGCCGTCCGATATCCTGACACGCAAGGCGTTCGAGAACGCCATCGTGGTCAATTCGGCGATCGGCGGCTCGACCAACGCGCCGATCCATCTCAATGCGCTGGCTCGCCATGTCGGCGTCGAACTGTCGATCGACGACTGGCAGAGCGTCGGCCACGCGATTCCGCTGCTGGTCAATCTGCAGCCCGCCGGTCTCTATCTCGGCGAGGAGTATCACCGCGCCGGCGGCGTGCCGACGGTGGTCGGCGAATTGATGCGCCACGGCAAGATCCACCAGGACGCGCTGACGGTGAACGGCAAGACCATGGGCGAGAACTGCGCCGGCGCGCCCGCCCCCGATGGCGACGTGATCCATCGCTACGACACGCCGCTGGTGCACGACGCCGGTTTCTTGGTGCTGCGCGGCAATCTGTTCGATTCCGCGATCATGAAGACCAGCGTGATCAGCCTCGAATTCCGCGAGCGCTATCTGTCCAATCCGAAGGACCCGAACGCGTTCGAGGGCCGCGCCATCGTGTTCGAAGGGCCGGAGGATTATCACCACCGCATCGACGATCCGGCGCTCGATATCGACGAGCACTGCATCCTGTTCGTGCGCGGCACCGGGCCGATCGGCTATCCGGGCGGCGCCGAAGTGGTCAACATGCAGCCGCCGGCGGCGCTGATCAAACGCGGCATCCATTCACTGCCGTGCATCGGCGACGGCCGCCAGTCCGGCACCTCGGGCTCACCCTCGATCCTCAATGCCACGCCGGAAGCCGCCGCCAATGGCGGCCTGGCGCTGCTGAAGACCGGCGATCGCGTCCGCATCGACCTCAACAAGGGCAGCGCCGACATCCTGATCTCGGACGAGGATCTGAAGCAGCGCCGCGCCGACCTCGCCGCCCATGGCGGCTTCGCCTATCCGAAGCACCAGACGCCGTGGCAGGAGCTGTATCGCTCGACCGTCGGCCAGCACGCCACCGGCGCCTGCATGGAGTTCGCCACCCGCTACCAGAACATCGCCGGCGCCATCGGCGTGGCGCGGCATAATCATTGATGGGTGCGGCCCGGGCACGGCACGTGCCCATTATGATCGTCATGCGCGGGCTTGATCCGCGCATCCATCATCACACGAAGAACGATGGATGGCCGGGTCAAGCCCGGCCATGACGTCGTCGGGAGGAAACAGCATGACCGACCGCCTGAAAGGCAAACGCGCGTTCGTCACCGCGGCGGCGGCGGGGATCGGGCGGGCATCGGCGATCGCGTTTGCATGCGAGGGCGCCGAGGTGTTCGCGACCGATATCGATGACGCCGGGCTGGCGCCGCTCACCGAGCACGGCATCGCGCGCACCGCGAAGCTCGATGTCCGCGACACCGCGGCGGTCGAAGCGATTGCCCGAGAGGCCGGCACCGTCGACATCCTGCTCAACGCCGCCGGCTTCGTACATCACGGCACGGTGCTCGACTGCTCGGATACGGATTGGGACTTCTCGTTCGACCTCAACGTCAAGTCGATGCATCGCACTATCCGCGCGTTTCTGCCCGCGATGCTGGAAGCGGGCCGCGGCTCGATCGTCAATATTTCGTCGGCCGCCGGCGTGTTCAAGGCGGCACCGAACCGCTACGTCTATGGCGCGACCAAAGCCGCGGTGGCGGCGCTGACGCGCGCGGTCGCGGTCGATTTCATCACCCGCGGCATCCGCTGCAATGCGATCTGCCCAGGCACGATCGAAACCCCGTCGATGCTCGGCCGCGCCGCCGCGCTCGGGCCGCAGGGCCGCGAGATGTTCGTGTCGCGCCAGCCGATGGGCCGTCTCGGCAACGCCGAGGAAATCGCCGCGCTGGCGGTGTACCTCGCCTCCGACGAAAGCGCGTTCACCACCGGCGTCGCGCATATCATCGATGGCGGTTGGACGTTGTGAGTCCTTTCGCTGGGATGGAAGATTGTCATTGCGAGGAGCGAAGCGACGAAGCAATCCAGTTCAGTGCTCGCGATCCTGGATTGCTTCGCTTCGCTCGCAATGACGGAGTTGCCGAATAGGATCGGAGGACACAGCAGCCATGAACACCATCGATCTCAACCATCGCTGCGCCGTGGTCACCGGCGGAGCGCAGGGGATTGGGCGGGCGATCGCGGAGCGGTTTGTTGCATCGGGGGCCAAGGTGGCGCTGTGGGACCACGACCTCGCGCTAGCCGAGCGGACCGCCAAGGAGATCGGCGACGACGTGACGATCGCCGTCGCGGTCGACGTCACCGATCCGGCCGCGGTCGACCGCGCACGTGACGCGACGCTGCAGGCGTTCGGCAAGATCGACATCCTGGTCAACAATGCCGGGATCGCCGGCGTCAACAAGACGGTGTGGGAGACCGACTACGCCGAGTGGCAGCGGGTGTTGAAGCTGAACCTCGACGGCCCGTTTCTGTGCTGCAAGTCGGTGGTGCCGTCGATGATCGCGCATAAATACGGCCGCATCGTCAACATCGCCTCGATCGCCGGCAAGGAAGGCAACCCGAACGCCGCGCACTACTCGGCCTCGAAGGCCGGCGTGATCGCGCTGACCAAATCGCTCGGCAAAGAGCTGGCGTCCTACGACATCGCCGTCAACGCGGTGACGCCGGCTGCGGCGCGCACCGCGATCTTCGACCAGATGACCCAGCAGCATATCGACTTCATGCTGTCGAAGATCCCGAAGGGCCGCTTCGTGCTGGTGGAAGAAGTCGCCGCCCTGGTGGCGTGGCTGGCGTCGCAAGACTGCGCGTTCTCGACCGGCGCGGTGTTCGACATCTCCGGCGGACGCGCGACGTATTGAGCGGCGCTTACTTACCACAGAACGTCATTCCGGGGCGCTCGCGTCAGCGAGCGAACCCGGAATCCCGAGATGTTCTGCGTGCCGCGCAAAAGCCCTGCTTCGTGCCCGAACGAGTCTCCCCGTGTCATCCCCGCGTAGGCGGGGATCCAGTATCCCAGGGCGTTGATGATAACCACGAAGGCTCTGCAATACGGGTTCGCCCGCCTGCGCGGGCGATGACGGCTTTTGGCAGTGGTGTTTGTCGTTCCGGGCATCGCCACTGGCGACAGCGCGAGAAAGCCTTGCTTCGTTCGCGAACGAGTCTCCGCATGTCATCCCCGCGCAGGCGGGGATCCAGTATCCCAGAGAGTCGATGATAACCACAATACTGGTTCGCCCGCCTCCGCGGGCGATGACGGCGTTGGTCACTGCCCGCAGCAGATTCCGGGTTCGCGAGCTTTCGCTCGCGCCCCGGAATGACGGCACCGGGAATGGGTCTGCTAACCCTTCCCCTTGGTCCGGAAGATCACCGGCAGGCTGAAGGTCAGGCCTTCGTCGGCGACCAGCGGCGGGGGTGCGGGGACGGGGTCGGAGCGCTTGATCATGTCGAGCGCGGCCTGATCGAACGCGGCGTCGCCGGAGCCTTCGACGATCCGCATCGACAGCACATGGCCGACGCGGTCGAGTTCGAAGCCGACGACGATCCGCACGTTCTTCTGCGCCGCATCCTTCGGGTAGCGCTTGTGCTTGTCGAGATACGCCACCAGCTCCTTCTGCCAGGTGGCGCGGATGCGGGCGGCGGCCTTGCCGACGCCCTGCGCCGGCGCGACCGAGCGCGGACCTTCCTTGGCGGACTCGTTGCTCGGCATCGCGGTGGCTTCAGCGGCGACCGACTCGGTCGAGGCCTGCTGCTGTTGCTGCGCCTTTTCCTTCTGCTCCTCGTCGACCTTCTTCGGCGTCTCGGTGGTGACGACGCGGTCCGGCTCCTCGGTCTCCTGCGGCGTGTCCTTCGGCAGGTCGGAGTCCTTGACCTCGGCCTTCTGCTCGTTGAGCGCCGGCGAAGCCATCGAGGCCTCGGTGTCCGGGCCCGGCGGCAGATCGGAGGCCTCGATCTTCGGCGACATCATCTCGACGCCGACCTCGATCGCCGGCGCGCCGAGCGCGTCGTCGTCGGCATCCTCCGGCATGCTGACCAGCGCCAGCGCGGCGCCGCCGACGTGCAACGCCACAGCGCCGACGGCGGCCATCAGCCACAGCCGGTACGAACCATTGCGATCGAAATAACTGTCGGACATCTCGTCAATATCTTATCGGAACCAGATCTGATCGGAACCGGGCTTCCCGGTCGTCACGAGCGAAGCGAAGCAATCCTGCCGCGCCACGCTGGACATGTGGAGTCGTCCCGGCCGCTCGCAGCGCCAGCGTTCAATTGCCGTCCGGTTTGGCGCCCGGCACAGCTTCCAGCGCCACCAGCTTGATCTTGGCGTAGCCACCTGACCGCAGCATCTCGAGCACCTCCATCAGCTCACCGTAAGGCACCGCACGATCGGCGCGCAGGAAGATGAAGCGGTCCTTGGTCATGTCCGGCATCGAGTCCAGCGTCTTGACCAGATCGACGCGCTTGACCTGGTTCTCGCCGATCGCGACCGCAAGGTCGGACTTGATGCTGACATAGGTCGGCTTGTCCGGCCGCTTCTGCGGCGTGGCGCTCGAGGTCGGCAGGCTGACCGGAAGATCGACCGTCGACAGCGGCGCCGCCACCATGAAGATGATCAGCAGAACCAGCATCACGTCGATGAACGGCGTGACGTTGATCTCGTGGGTCTCGTCGAAATCGTCGTCGAGATCGTCGGAATTGCCGAGCGAAACAGCCATCGCTCACTCCGCCGCGCGGGCGCGATGCGCGCTGCCGTGGCTGCGATCGAGATCGCGCGACAGCAGCCGGCCGGCAGCGCCGGAGGCGCGGGCGACCAGTTCGAGATAGACTTTGATCTCGCGCGAGAAGTGATTGTAGATGATCACCGCCGGGATCGCGGCGACCAGACCGATCGCAGTGGCGAGCAGCGCTTCGGCGATGCCGGGGGCGACCACCGCAAGGTTGGTGGTCTGCGACTTCGAAATGCCGATGAAGCTGTTCATGATGCCCCACACCGTGCCGAACAGGCCGATGAACGGTGCAGTGGCGCCGATGGTGGCGAGAAAGCCCATGCCGCGGCGCATGTGACGGCCTTCGGCGCGCACATACTCGCTGAACGACGACGCCGCGCGCTCCTTGATGCCTTCATCGCTCGACAGACCGGCCGACAGCTTCGCTTCGCGCAGCGCTGCGGCGAGCAGCATCGACAGCACGCTGTGCTTGTCGCCGAGCGCCATCTGCGCCTCGGCCAGCGAACGGGACTCACCGATCTGCTTCAGCGAGCGGCGCAGCCGGAAACGGGCGCGGCCGAGCTCGACCTTCTTGGCGATGAAGATCGTCCAGGTGATCACCGAGGAGATCGCCAGACCGATCATGACGATTTTGACGATGATGTCGGCGTTGAGGAACATCGTCCACGGCGACAGCTCGGACAGGCCGGGCGTGACGCTACCGGGCTGATGCCCAGCCTCCGGCAGCGCCTGCGATGCGGCCGGCGCGGGAGCAGTGGCGACTGGCGCGGGAGCCGCGGGTTGCGACGGTGCGGTGGCGGCGGGAGGCGGCGCCGGCTGTTGTGCGACGGACGGTGCGAGCGGCGCGGACAGCGACAGTGCGATCAGGGCAACGCCGATCGATCGGAAGCTCAACTTGTTCATACTTCGGCCCAGTAGCGGATGAGGTTGTGATAAATACCGGTCAATTTGACCGTTTCAGGGTCATCGCGTCCCAGCCGCTCGACCAGGGCCTGAATGGCGTTGTCGAGATCGTAGATCATGCTGCGCGCCTGCGCATCACGTATCATGCTCTGCAGCCAGAAAAAAGACGCCACCCGTGCGCCGCGCGTGACCGGAGTCACCATGTGCAGGCTGGTGGACGGATACAGCACGGCATCGCCCGCGGCCAGTTTGACCTCGTGCGAACCGTAAGTGTCTTCGATCACGAGTTCGCCGCCGTCGTACTCGTCAGGCTCGGCCAAAAATAACGTGACCGACAGATCGGTGCGAATACGCAGACCGGTGAGATGATCACCGCGCACCGCATTGTCGACATGGATGCCGAAATGATGGCCGCCCGACGCCGCGTAGCGATTGAACAGCGGCGGGAAGATCTGCAGCGGCACCGCGGCGGAGACGAACTTCGGATTGCCGGTGAGCGCCGACACGATCCGCCGCCCGAGCGCACGCGCCAAATCGCTGTCCGGCGGCAATTGCTCGTTGCGCTTGACCATCGCCGACTGCGCGCCGGCGGTGGAGCGGCCATCCTCCCAATCGGCGGCGTCCATCAGGCGGCGGAATTCCGCGACCTCGGACTTCGGCAGAACCTCGGGAATACAGACCAGCATGGCCGCTCCAGTCTCGCGACGCGCTTAAAGCGCGCCGCGTAGCGTCAGCCAGACCGAACGGCCCGGCGCGATGAACACGAACGGCGAGTTCGATCGATAGAACGCGTCGTAGTAGGTGGTGTTGAAGATGTTGTTGACCGACAGCTTGGCGGTCATGTGCTTGTCGACCTTGAACTCGACGAAGCTGTCGAACCGCCAGTGCTCGGGCAGCACGTTGCCGTTGATCGCCGCGAAGGTGCCGCCGTAGATCTTGGAGGCGTACACCGCCTGTCCGCCGACTTCCCAATGGTCGTCGAACTTGTACTTGGTGAGCAGGTTGAACGATTGATGCGCGATGTTGGCGAGCTGCGCGCCGACCGAATTCGGATCGATCGATTGCAGCACCTTGGTTTCCATCAGCACCAAGCCGCCGAACACGCTCCAGCGGTCGGTGATCTTGCCGGAGGCTTCGAGGTCGATACCGCGAACCCGATAGACGCCGGTCGACAGGATGTTGTTGCCGACGGTCTCGCGGGCGTTCGACTTCTGGGTTTCGAACAGCGATGCGGTCAGCAGCAGCCGGCGATCGAACAGCTCCCATTTGGTGCCGACTTCCGCCGCCTTGTTCATTTCTGGCGGCA from Rhodopseudomonas palustris carries:
- a CDS encoding ABC transporter substrate-binding protein, with translation MTDFTLDRRTLLKGGAITLATAATMSADQLLGYAKAWAQASPWKPEPGAKINLLRWKRFVEAEDVAFMKIVDAFQKANNVTINVSNESYDDIQPKASVAANTGQGLDMVWGLYSLPFLFPNKCTDVSDVADYLAKKCGGWSDSGKAYGMFNGKWIGIPVAATGGLVNYRISAAEKAGHKEFPKDLAGFSDLVKGMNKNGTPAGMALGHASGDANGWLHWALWAHGGALIDKDSKVVVNSPETAKALEYVKGLYENFIPGTASWNDASNNKAFLAGQLYLTTNGISIYVTAKKDNKEMAEDINHAHLPAGLNGKTRELHLGFPILIYNFTKFPQTCKAFTAFMMEPEQFNPWVEAAQGYLSPFLLDYEKNPMWTADPKNTPYRDVARTASTPAGDAQMGENAAAAIADFVVVDMFANYCTGREDVKTAMSSAERAAKRIFRA
- a CDS encoding ABC transporter ATP-binding protein — its product is MASVQIHDVRKSFGGFEVLHGVTVPIEDGEFVVLVGPSGCGKSTLLRMLAGLEKITAGTISIGERVVNDVQPKERDIAMVFQNYALYPHMTVAQNMGFSLKLRGADQKTIDSKVRRAADILDLGKLLDRYPRQLSGGQRQRVAMGRAIVRDPQVFLFDEPLSNLDAKLRVAMRTEIKELHQRLKTTTVYVTHDQIEAMTMADKIVVMQDGVVEQIGAPLDLYDRPDNKFVAGFIGSPAMNFLDGTLKVNSGQPYVETVSGAKLPVTAAPANGNGRPVSYGIRPEHLDFADSGIAAEVAVVEPTGSETQIVARVGDQEVIAVFRERHPVAPGDLIHLQPRADVAHLFDKESGRRI
- a CDS encoding IlvD/Edd family dehydratase gives rise to the protein MTKHDAGSPRRKLRSSEWFNDPHNPGMTALYLERYLNYGLTRAELQSGKPIIGIAQTGNDLSPCNRHHLDLAQRVREGIRAAGGIAMEFPVHPIQETGKRPTAALDRNLAYLGLVEVLFGYPLDGVVLTTGCDKTTPACLMAAATVNIPAIVLSGGPMLNGWHNGERTGSGTVVWKSRERLAAGEIDYEQFMEIVASSAPSVGHCNTMGTASTMNSLAEALGMSLPGCAAIPAPYRERGQIAYETGVRAVEMVWEDLKPSDILTRKAFENAIVVNSAIGGSTNAPIHLNALARHVGVELSIDDWQSVGHAIPLLVNLQPAGLYLGEEYHRAGGVPTVVGELMRHGKIHQDALTVNGKTMGENCAGAPAPDGDVIHRYDTPLVHDAGFLVLRGNLFDSAIMKTSVISLEFRERYLSNPKDPNAFEGRAIVFEGPEDYHHRIDDPALDIDEHCILFVRGTGPIGYPGGAEVVNMQPPAALIKRGIHSLPCIGDGRQSGTSGSPSILNATPEAAANGGLALLKTGDRVRIDLNKGSADILISDEDLKQRRADLAAHGGFAYPKHQTPWQELYRSTVGQHATGACMEFATRYQNIAGAIGVARHNH
- a CDS encoding SDR family oxidoreductase, with amino-acid sequence MTDRLKGKRAFVTAAAAGIGRASAIAFACEGAEVFATDIDDAGLAPLTEHGIARTAKLDVRDTAAVEAIAREAGTVDILLNAAGFVHHGTVLDCSDTDWDFSFDLNVKSMHRTIRAFLPAMLEAGRGSIVNISSAAGVFKAAPNRYVYGATKAAVAALTRAVAVDFITRGIRCNAICPGTIETPSMLGRAAALGPQGREMFVSRQPMGRLGNAEEIAALAVYLASDESAFTTGVAHIIDGGWTL
- a CDS encoding SDR family NAD(P)-dependent oxidoreductase gives rise to the protein MNTIDLNHRCAVVTGGAQGIGRAIAERFVASGAKVALWDHDLALAERTAKEIGDDVTIAVAVDVTDPAAVDRARDATLQAFGKIDILVNNAGIAGVNKTVWETDYAEWQRVLKLNLDGPFLCCKSVVPSMIAHKYGRIVNIASIAGKEGNPNAAHYSASKAGVIALTKSLGKELASYDIAVNAVTPAAARTAIFDQMTQQHIDFMLSKIPKGRFVLVEEVAALVAWLASQDCAFSTGAVFDISGGRATY
- a CDS encoding energy transducer TonB, which codes for MSDSYFDRNGSYRLWLMAAVGAVALHVGGAALALVSMPEDADDDALGAPAIEVGVEMMSPKIEASDLPPGPDTEASMASPALNEQKAEVKDSDLPKDTPQETEEPDRVVTTETPKKVDEEQKEKAQQQQQASTESVAAEATAMPSNESAKEGPRSVAPAQGVGKAAARIRATWQKELVAYLDKHKRYPKDAAQKNVRIVVGFELDRVGHVLSMRIVEGSGDAAFDQAALDMIKRSDPVPAPPPLVADEGLTFSLPVIFRTKGKG
- the exbD gene encoding TonB system transport protein ExbD — encoded protein: MAVSLGNSDDLDDDFDETHEINVTPFIDVMLVLLIIFMVAAPLSTVDLPVSLPTSSATPQKRPDKPTYVSIKSDLAVAIGENQVKRVDLVKTLDSMPDMTKDRFIFLRADRAVPYGELMEVLEMLRSGGYAKIKLVALEAVPGAKPDGN
- the exbB gene encoding tonB-system energizer ExbB; translated protein: MNKLSFRSIGVALIALSLSAPLAPSVAQQPAPPPAATAPSQPAAPAPVATAPAPAASQALPEAGHQPGSVTPGLSELSPWTMFLNADIIVKIVMIGLAISSVITWTIFIAKKVELGRARFRLRRSLKQIGESRSLAEAQMALGDKHSVLSMLLAAALREAKLSAGLSSDEGIKERAASSFSEYVRAEGRHMRRGMGFLATIGATAPFIGLFGTVWGIMNSFIGISKSQTTNLAVVAPGIAEALLATAIGLVAAIPAVIIYNHFSREIKVYLELVARASGAAGRLLSRDLDRSHGSAHRARAAE
- a CDS encoding Fe2+-dependent dioxygenase, which encodes MLVCIPEVLPKSEVAEFRRLMDAADWEDGRSTAGAQSAMVKRNEQLPPDSDLARALGRRIVSALTGNPKFVSAAVPLQIFPPLFNRYAASGGHHFGIHVDNAVRGDHLTGLRIRTDLSVTLFLAEPDEYDGGELVIEDTYGSHEVKLAAGDAVLYPSTSLHMVTPVTRGARVASFFWLQSMIRDAQARSMIYDLDNAIQALVERLGRDDPETVKLTGIYHNLIRYWAEV